The genomic window TGAGAGGCAATTCAATTACGGTATCCACAGGAGATACAGTTCATGGAAATGACATCAGGAAACCAGAGTGTTGCAATTATAATTGTATTATATTTACTTTTCATGTTGACAATCGGTTTTTATTACTACAAGAAAACCGAAAACCTGTCCGATTATATTCTGGGTGGCAGGCGATTGAACAAATGGGTAACCGCCTTAAGTTCCCAGGCATCGGATATGAGTGGCTGGTTGCTTTTGGGGCTGCCGGGTTATGCATATCTCTCAGGAATGGAAGCAGGATGGATTGCTCTTGGTCTGGGGGTTGGAACATATCTTAACTGGAAATTTGTTGCCAAGAGGCTGCGCAGATATACAAAAGAAGCAGGAGACGCCCTGACTCTCCCGGTATATTTTGAAAACCGTTTCAGGGATAAGAGCAAACTTTTGAGGACTATTTCTGCCCTGTTTATCCTTATATTCTTTCTGTTCTATACTTCCTCAGGTTTTGTTGCAGGAGGTAAGCTTTTCAGCACAGTTTTTGGAGTTGAGTACTTTACTGCCCTCACAATAGGCGTACTTGTAATTATTTCCTATACTTTCCTGGGAGGATTCATGGCAGTCTGCTGGACTGATTTCTTTCAGGGTTTGCTCATGGTACTGGCTATCACAATCGTACCCTTTGCAGCAATGAACGGCCTGGGTGGCATCTCCTCAACTGTCGATATAATCAGAACCATTGACCCGAGCCTGCTGACCCCTTTCACAGGTTCTGATGGCAACCTGATTTCCCTGATAAGTGTAGTATCTTTGCTAGCCTGGGGTTTTGGATATTTTGGCCAGCCCCATATCCTCGTACGTTTCATGGCCATCAATGACCCGGAGGAAATCAAACAGTCCCGGGAAATAGCCATAACCTGGGTCACCATCTCTCTGGCTTTCGCAGTGATTGTCGGTCTTGTGGGAAGGGCTTATGTACCGGAATTCCTGGCAGGCGCATCAAGTGAAACCGTTTTCATGGTAATGGTAAACAGCCTGTTCCACCCGATAATTGCCGGAATTATGCTGGCAGCCATCCTTGCGGCTATAATGAGTACCGCTGACTCCCAGTTACTGGTGGCAGCATCCGCATTTACAGAGGACATCTACAGGCTGGTCTTCAAGTCAAATGCCACCCAGAGAGAACTCGTATGGATGGGACGTGCCACAGTAATCGGAATATCCCTTCTTGCCTATTATTTCGCCCTGGACCCGGCAAGCTCAGTCCTGGACCTGGTGGCTTATGCCTGGGCAGGGTTCGGTGCGGCATTTGGGCCAGCCATCATTTTCTCCCTGTTCTCCAGGAAGGTGACAAGAAATGCAGTCCTCGGAGGGATGATCTCAGGCGGTGTCATGGTAATCCTGTGGAAACAGCTATCCGGAGGGATTTTTGACCTATACGAGATAGTTCCGGGATTTATCCTTTCCAGCATTGTGATCCTGTTGATCACAAAAATGGACCGTGAACCTGCCCCGGAGATACAGGAAGAGTTCGATAGAGTTCAGCAATCGGCCTGAACTCTTTTTTTGATGCTTTAGTTGCAATTTAGTTGACAGACATGGCCGCATTTTGTCTGCACGTTTTTACGCAAGGTCCAGTCAGTGGTACCATTCTGGCGAAATACTACCAATTCGGTAGAAATTGGTAGTATTTGGTAATTCAAACAGTTTACAGGTTTTTTACAATAAAAAATGAACAATTCAGCTAAGGAAAACCATGAACCTAAATTCAAGGATATTGTATTTATTGCCAAAATTTTTATAATTATTAAGCAAAATAAATGTAATGAGACGTTCTAGTATTTGGCTATATTATCTTAAGACTCGTAAAGCTGGAAATGGTTGGCAGTTCTAGCACTGGCAACATCAATCTTTGTAGTTCCATACTTACTAATCGGTGTTTCTGCCATATTTAGCTTGATTATACTGATTTGACGGCATCGAAAGGTATTGGCTATTCAGTTATATTTAATTTTCAATAAAATCAACCAAGCACATGGGTGGACAATATTTTCTGCAACTCGTAGATGTCCACCTTCTTGTTAAAGGATTTTTCAATCGGCTGCGGATCACTGACAACCCATATCTTAAGTTCTGCATCCAGATCGAAATGACCGGATGTCTCAATACTGTATTTTGTGATTTTGCCATAGGGAATGGACAGATAACTTCTTTTCTTGCCCGTCATGCCCTGAACATCCACAATAATTAACCGCTTATTTGTGAAAATAAATGTATCCCGGATAACAACAAAGCCAATCTCTATTGTTTCCCCGTCACACATAAGTTGTCCGTAATCCGATTCCAGTTTCTCAGGTTCAACAACACCTGCATTACCAAAAATACCCGAAAAGCCCATACGATCGCTACTCCATCCTTTATTATTAAACAGTACTAACAAATATACTAATACAGATATAAACTTATCTAATAATTTCACAGGGCTTGGCCCTCAAATCGAAATCAACACAATGGCCACCAGGGCAGCCGCCACTCCCATCCATTGTTTCTGAGAAAGTTTTTCTTTCAGTATGAACCAGGCAAGCAATACAGTTCCTGCAGGATAAAGTGATGAGGTGACCGAAGCAATATCCAGCCTGCCGGCCTGGGATGCAAGGGCATAGAAGGTATTTCCTCCGGTATCGAAAACCCCTGCCACAAGAATCACGGGCAACACACTGCGCCCGGGCATCTCTACGGGACCGGACAGGGCGATGAACACAAGCAAGACACCTACAGCAGCAATCCTGGCAGCAGTAAGGGGCCACAGGACTGCGGTTTCACTTACGAGATCTATTGTAATAAAGAAAAGGCCAAATCCCATTCCTGCTGTAAGGGGTAGGTAAAGGTCCTTTTTCTGCACTTTTATTCCTTCACTATCTGATGCTATTAACCATACCGCCATCAACGCAATTATGAAACCTAGCAATTTGTGAATTTCAGGCAAGCCTTCATAAAAGGCAGCATATATGACCGGCACACCCGCAGCCACAACCGCTGACACAGGTGCTACAAAGCCCATTTTACCGAGTGAAAGGCCCTTGTAAAGGGACAGCAGGGCAATGCTAATGAAAATACCTGCAAGTACCCCCCATATAATACCATCAAACGGCGGAAATGTCTCTCCGATTATGTATGCAGAACCTGCAAGGAGAAACACCCCAACTGCCTGGGTAATCAGGACCACAGCATAAACATTTGCTTTCTTTGAAGCAAAGCCTCCGCTAAAGTCACCGGCTCCCCAGGAAGCGGCAGAAATAAGCCCAAAAAATACGACGAGGAATTCAGCAGGAATCATTTGTTTGCTCCATAGTTAATAGTGGCTTCTAAACAATAAACCCGACAAGTATAAAGGTTTTATTAAGAGTACTACAAAATCAAATAAGAAAAAGAAGGAAATTAACTGTAACTTCCATACATCTCCGCAGCATCCATCATTGCCATAACCTTTATCGGCGAAGCATCCAGCGGAAATTCACAGCCCGGAGCCAATATATAGCCACCCGGCGAATCAATGCCTTCTTCAATATTTTCCCTGCAGAGTTCCATAACTTCCTCGTAAGTACTGTTCAGGAACAATGGTGGATTGATATTACCGCATATAACATCATAGTCACCAAATGCATCAATCTGTTTATTGACAGGAGTCTCCGGGCCAAAAAGCCATACATATTTGCCTGCCCAGTCATTTTCCTCCCTCATTTTGGTATAGTATGGAACATTGGCATTCTGGTTTGCACAGGGATGCATAAGTACAGCATGTATACCGAGTTCCTTGACGTGGTTATGAATCTTTTGCATATATGGATAAGCAAATTCCTCAAACATCTGTGGAGATATCATGGTATTTGATTCAGAAGGGCCACCATCAAAGGGAAGAAGGGCTTGTGGACCGTATTTATCTGCAAAGTAGTCGAGTGCATTTATGAACATGTCACTTACTTTTTCCAGTAACTGGTGCACCTTATCCGGATCAGTCAGAATCCATGAAAAAAATTCAGATGTCTCAGCAACCACCGATGCGGCAGTGAATGTACTTCCAATCTGCACAGTGATCGGCATCCCATGTTCTGCACATCTTGAAGCTACGGTATCAGCCTGTTTGTACCCACCGGGAAGTTCTTTCCTAAAGTCAGGAACTTTTATATTCTCAATATCATCAATTGTATTTACAGGATGTTCTATGACATACGGTGCACCCTGACCTTTTCCATATGGAAAACCTATTTTACCTCCGAATTCCCAGGGGCCCAATGATGCATATCCATACATTGGTGTTTGCTCATAACCGTGAAGACGCATTGATGCAAACTGTGCATCAAAGCATTTGTCCCCATCTGCATAGAAATCACCCAGAGATATTCCAGTGATTTTTGATGCATACCCGAGAATAAAAGGTACCACTGGTATGCGATCCGGTTTTTGTCCGGACATGACAGATGTCATGCGTTCAGGTGGTGTCATTCTTGAAGTCATTTCTAATTCCTCCTAAAAACTATATTTAATATTTTAAATCATAAACTTAAAAACCTATGCTATATTTTTAAAATGTATGAATTAGTGAAAGCAAATAACCAACTTACTTATAAATTTAGTATCAGATAGGCTACAAAAAATAAAAATAGTAACATACATACTCGTTAATTTACAGACAATCTTAAATATATATTAAGTAAGTAACAAATCTCAAGTTTAAAACGTAAATTAAGCAGATTTAGTGATTGAAATTTTCTAAATTTATTTTACTTGTATATTATACAAAACAACTTCTTATTAGCCAAAAGACACATCCAGAATCATCATTACAACAAAACCTATCATTGCACCCATAGTTGCTAAAGATGCATTGCCACCTCGTTGTGACTCAGGAATGATTTCTTCAATCACAACGAAAATCATAGCACCCGCTGCAAAAGCTAAAGCATATGGCAATATTGATTCGACTAAAATAACAGACCCAGCTCCAACCACAGCGGCTATTGGTTCTACGATTGCAGATGCCTGTCCATAAAAGAAACTTTTCGAACAAGCCATACCTTCACGCCTTAAAGGTAGAGAAATCACAAGTCCTTCCGGGAAATTTTGAATACCAATTCCTATAGTAAGAGCCAAAGCACCTGCCAGGTTAGCAGATGCAGAACCAACTGCAACTGCTCCAAATGCAACACCAATAGCAAGTCCTTCAGGGATATTGTGTAATGTCACTGCAAGAACAAGCAACGTACTTCGCTGCCAAGACGTTTTGATACCTTCTGCATCTTTTGATAGGCGGCCATATTGAAGATGAGGGAATAATTCATCTATTCCTCTTAAGAAAAGCCCGCCAAGAAGAAAGCCAACCGTCGCTGGAAACCAAACAGGAACTTCTTTTAGTGATGACATTTCAATAGCAGGAGAAAGGAGTGACCAATGACTTGCAGCTATCATCACACCTGCTGCGAAACCAAGCATAGTGTCAAGAAACTTTCTATTAATTTCTTTGGTCAAAAATACACTTGCAGCTCCAAGTGCAGTAAAACTCCATGTAAAAATTCCTGCAAGTAGAGCTTGTACTACCGGACTTAAATCTTGTAAAAAATCCACCACACTTCCAGATCCTCTATCCCTTGATACTTATTTCAAGTTTGTCTTGAATTGGTTATTAATTTTTCCAATATATCTAATCAATGTATCTCTTACAGGCAAATTTAGTAATTTAGCTCATTGTTTTAAATTTTAGATATTTTTTATTTTTATATAAATACCTATAAAGTTTTGAATTAATTATGTTGACAAAAAGGCCAAAAACAATCAAAAACCCACATACTTGACAGGATGATTCTGCATACCAGCAATTTCACTTCGATTAATTATTCTATATTTACTATTGCTCTTTAATGATCATGAAAAAAGAAGATATAAAATGAATTCCCATATTTGTTGGGGGACTTATAAATGGGAATTGAAAACTATAATATTGAAAAATATATTCCAGACGACTTTTTGTCAACAGCATGGGCGGTGAAACACGTAAATATAAAACTCGCAGCGGGGATTATTCTACTTGTTCTCTATGCTATTCTTCTAACAAGATGGCTAGGGGGCTTATAATAAGTTTATAGGAATTGCTTTTTATTTTCAAATAAAAAGCATAACATCAATAGTTATTTTTGAATTTTCTGATAACAGAATTATTACTCCGAAATAGGATAAGTTAACCCAGTGTTTGTGAATTTTGCATATCAGGCTTCAACATTATCAACACCTAATATTTCTACAATGGAGGACTTGGAAGCAGTCAAAAACGGTACTGTTCTTCTGGATGAAGCCTAGTACACTTTCGATTCCCGGTCTTTTGGAACAAAAGAAAACAAAGGCGGCTCCTACATCCTCTCTAAACTCTCAAAACGAAACTGCGACCTCTACCTTAACATGCAGTTTAGGGACCTGATCGATAACAGATTTCGGGATAGGTTACAGGCTATCCTGATCCCTCAAAAACTCCTTCACCCCTCCACAAACAACCCATTTGCTCTTGAAGTATCCATAATGAAAAAAGACAAATGGGGTGTATATACAATCTTGCCTTCTAAACTCTACTTTGATGTATCAGAGATATTATCGCTATACGATACCTCGGAAGAATTGGATCTTCTTAAATATACGTAAACTGAGCCGGCCCAAAAAAGACAATCGATTTAAGCCGCCGTCTTTTTGGCGGCGGCCCGCTAAATTCTCAAAATATTCACTCAATTCTATTATACTGTAATTTACTTAGTAACTGTATATACAATTGTTGAATATAACAACACTCTATACAATGTGTGCTAACTAATACATATAAAATTTTATTAATTATTTTATAATTCTTCCGGGGGTTTTTATAGTATCGCTATAAATTGTGAAGTGTAACGCCGTTAAGGCACAAGCAAGTAAGACTTCTCAAAAACACTGAGGTGGTATAATAGGGTGGTATGAGAAAATCGGGCTGAGAAGTCTTACTTGGCCTTTAATACCAGATGGCAAGACATCGTAAAAAAGCAGTTTGGGGTATGGTGGTGGTACGATAGGAAGGCTGCTTTTAGTCTTGCCCATCAATCTCATTATTATTTTGCTTACTCTATTAAACTAATTCGTTATGTAATTTGATGAGTAACAGTGTATACAATTGTTGAATAGTACTCCTTATTCAGATTTTATGGAAATAATTCACCTATCTAAAATAACATTTAAATACATTATTTAAAGTTCCTGAATAACTTCATGATACGTGGATCCTGCTCGACAAGGTCCATGACATATTCTGCTAGTTCTTCCCTTTTTTCATCTGCATTGATTGCAGTTTCTATATTGAGTGCAGCACCGCATTGACTGCAATACTCATAAGTAGGTCCGTTGTTGAATTTACATCGAGGGCAGGTAATAGTTTTTAAATCTGGTTCTTTCTTTTCTTCTTTAATTCCATACATATTCAAAATGGCGTTATCTACATCTCCCCCGGAAAGATGAATGTATGTTGCAGGCATGTTCGATCCATTTACCCATCCCAGATGCTTTTCCATTTGTGCCTGAGTTAAGTGTTTGGCCAATTCTGTACTTCTGGCATGTCTTAACATGTGTAAATAGATTCTTTTCTCAATTCCTGCTCTTTTTGCTGCTCGTTTCAAAACAGCAGAAAGTGCTGCATGCTTCATTGGTTTATTAACATCTTTACCCGCTAAGGTAATCCATAATGGTGCATGGCTATTTTTTCTGAATGGATGAATGGAAATCCATTCCATCAGGTAAGGTACACAAAAAGTTACTCTAATTCTTCTCCTTCCGGTTTTACCATCCACTTGCAGGACTGCACCATATTTATCAGGTTCAACATGGCCGATTAATAGTTCTCCTATTTCAGCAGCCCTTCCCCCGGCATCATAAAAAGTTGCTATAATTGCTCGGTCTCTGACATTTTTTCTATTTTCAATCATTCGCATTATTTCAGATTCAGTAGGAAGTTCATAAGGCATGTTTCTTTTAGGCCTCTTAATGCGAATCCATTTCACATATTCTGGATCTTCATTATTTCCTTCATACCATCTGAAATAACGTCTGATAGCAATTTTATAATCGTGTTTGGTCCATTCGCTCAAGTCACTTCTTTCAATGTTAGTTACAACCTTCTCCAGGTTTGAAGTGGAAGGATTCTCTAATTTCAATTCCCATCGAGTAGTAAGAGTATAAAGTTGACTCAGATATTTCATTACTCTAACTGTTTTTAACCCCTCTGCAAACATTCGATTCTCAAATTTAAAAAGTAATTTTTTGTATGATTCGTTAATATCACTTCTTCGAATCTTTTGTTCGACATTCGTTAATGTCTTTTCATGGTTGTGTATCATGATCACCACTCCACTTTACAAAAAATAGTCTAACCCTAGCAGAGTGAAAGTAACGGATTTGAACAAAAGTCCGATAGCCGTCGGGGGGATTCGAACCCCCGGCCTGCTGATTACGAATCAGCCGCTATACCACTAAGCCACGACGGCACAAAGAAGCGTATCCAGATACGGATATTAGGATTTAACCATTTCGCTATTTTGGCTGCAGAATATCAATTAATCCGCATATCAATACATATATTATACTGATGGGGAGCATACGAGCGGACCGAGCGAGTAGCCAGCACTTCAAAGCTCCTGCCTGCTTTTTTTGCAGCTTCTTCGATCAGGCAAAGAGAGGGACCAAAAAGATCATCTTCGTGTGCCATTGCGTAATAATGAATAACACCTCTGGGTTTTGTCAGGGCCACGGCCTCATTAACAAAATCAAAGGCATTGTGAGGCAGGTTCATGATAACATGATCTGCCACCTGCCCCAGCCTATGTGGAAGGCCTCGGGCGTCTGCCACGAAGGCTTCAACATTATCCAGGCGGTTGATTTCGATGTTTTTTTGCAGATACCCAACTGCTTGCGGGTTTTTATCAATTGCATACACATAACCACATTTTTTGGCCGCCGGGATACTGTAGGGACCCACACCTGCAAACATATCCACAACTACATCTCCCGGTTTCAACTGCAAAACCACCCGTTGTCTTTCTGTGGAAAGTCGGGGTGTGAAATAAACCTTCGCGATATCCACCAGATACCTGCATCCATGGTCCCGGTGCACCGTCTCTGTCCTGTCTTCTCCGGCAACCAGCCTGAAACTGCGTACCCGGAATTCCCCTGTGATTCCTGACTCCTCCTGTAAAACCACACGCAGGCTCTTTCTAAATTCCAGTAGGGCCCGGGCAACCTTTTCAGGTTCCTCTTCATCAGCATCAATAATTGCAATATCCCCCACTATTTCAAAAGAGGGAGAAAAACCAAGCAAACTTTCGGGGGTGACCTGTTTCTTATTGGGTTGCAGGTCATGTGTGACCAATTCTGCCACATGGGGAAGATTTAAACAGACATCTACCGGACAATCGTCCATAACAGGTACATACAGACAGTCATCATCCGCAGATAGCCTGTATGAATTATCCAGTAAGTCCATTTCTGCCAGTGCCTGCCTGACAGGCTCTCCAAACCGTTTTTTCACTTTCACACACAAACGTTCCATTAAATCACCCCAGGGCAAACCAGATACCAAATCCCATCAGGAAAACCCCGCAACATGCAAGGACACTTCTATATACAGTTCCCGAAAAGAAACTTCTCGTCTTGCTAAGAGATGTGGAAACAAAGGTAAACCAGCCAAGGTCAGCCATCCAGTGTCCGACTACAAACATCACAGCAGCAAATATACCTATCTCCATTCCCCGGAGCACAAGTGCACTCCCCGCAGCCAGCCACCATATCCAGAAATAAGGATTAGAAGCCGAAGTTAGTATACCTGCAGAAACAGGGTTTGCAAGAACTCCACCGGATAAACCTGAATCAATAAACGTGTTCCGGGACTGTATTATCGTAAGTAAACCAAATACAACAAGTACCAGACCCCCTACAAAAGATATAACGGACATTTCCCTGTCCCCGATAATCGATGTAAAACCCAGCACAATAAAAATACAAATTAAAAATTCAATCAAAGCATGGCCAAGGACAACTTCAGGTCCTGCCCTCCACCCTTTTTTCAAAGAACCTTCAATGGTGGCAAAAAGCATCGGTCCTGGAACAAGTGCTCCTGTAAGACCTACTGCGAATCCCACAAACAGCATGTCCAGTATTGCAAGCATGGATAGGAAAGAAAAGAAGTTGGAGGATATTAAAATTATCCTTCCAAACTTTAGAGGATTATCTCAATATCGAGTTCCTCTGCAAGTTCCTTATACCGGTTACGTATAGTAACTTCTGTCACACCTGCCACGTCTGCAACCTCACGCTGTGTGCGGCGTTCCCCGCACAGGATAGAGGCAATGTAGATAGCCGCAGCAGCAACACCTGTAGGCCCACGTCCGCTTGTTAATTCTTTCTCCGATGCCTGCCTCAGGATTTCTACACCGCGGGATTGTACCTCGCCTTTCAGGCTTAGGCCCGAACAGAACCTGGGCACGTAATCTATCGGAGAAGTAGGCATTAGTTTGAGGGACAATTCCCTTGAAATGAAACGGTATGTCCTACCAATTTCTTTCCTGCTGACCCTGGATACTTCTCCAATCTCATCCAGTGTCCTTGGAACACTGCACTGCCTGCATGCCGCATACAGAGCAGCTGCGGCAACACCTTCAATACTGCGGCCACGAATCAGGTTCTTGTCAACCGCTTTCCTGTAAACAACAGCTGCTGTTTCACGAACCGTCCTGGGAAGACCAAGGGCTGAGGCCATCCTGTCAAGTTCTGAAAGAGCAAATGCCAGGTTTCGTTCCGTTGCATTGCTTACACGGATACGTCTCTGCCATTTCCTCAAACGATACAGTTGGGCACGATTTTTGGATGATATAGACTTTCCATAAGAATCACGGTTTCTCCAATCTATCATTGTGGAGAGACCCTTATCATGTATCGTGTAGGTCATCGGCGCACCCACACGGGAGCGCTTCATCCTCTGGTCATGGTCAAAAGCCCGCCATTCAGGTCCTTCATCTACAAAATCAGCATCGACTACTAAACCACAATCCGCACATACAAGTTCTGCACGTTCGTAATCCTGTTCAAGATTGCGGCTACCACACTCAGGGCACTCAAGTGCCTTATTCTCTACATCAGTATTCTTTTCCTTCTCACGACGTGCTTTTATCATAGCACGCATTTTTTCTCGTTCGGAAGTGTCTGAATACCTTACCCTTTCAACTTCTACCATGTATTGGACCTCTGATTAAAATCACGGAATAAAAATGTAAACATTAATTATTTGACATACACCTTTTCTCGAATCCAGTTTTTTATCTTCGAATCTGGTACGTCACTAAAAATTTTGACTACAACATAAGGCCGGGCAGCCGGGCCTATTACATCGGAAACTTTGCCAATTCTTGCAACCTTCTTGTCCAGAACTGCCGACCCTTTCCTGGGCAAATCTTTTATATTACAGGAAGACATGCTTTCGGAGCCTTTAACTATAAGTTTCCTGCCACCTATCAGGTGGGACACTACTCCAAGCCTTTTCATATGCATTTTTCCATTATATAAGGTAATTTGGAAGTATAAATAGATTAAATTGATTATATATAAATGTATCGCAACACCTTTAATAGAAACATATGCTATTCCCGGGCACAAAATAAAGATTAAAACAAAATTAATTCCCCTGAAATTATTTCATTCTTGCTTCAAAATATGATGCATCGTTAAACCTTAATATAAAATGAACTATTGTGTCATCTACTAACAAACAGGACCCTACATATAATCAGGAATCTACATTTCCATGGGAGGAAAGTTAGTGGCAGATAAAAAATTCGTTTATCTTTTTGGAAATAATAAAACCGAAGGAAAAAACAGCATGAAAGATTTGCTGGGTGGTAAAGGCGCAAACCTTGCCGAAATGGCAAACCTGGGTATACCGGTACCTCCAGGCTTTACAATTACCACCGAAGTGTGTGTGCTCTATACAAAAGACAATCAATATCCATCCGGAATGCTTGAAGAGGTGGATCGGGCTTTACAAAAACTCGAAAAAGCAAATAATAAACAATTTGGTGATCCGGACAATCCCCTTCTCCTTTCTGTTCGCTCCGGAGCACGGGTTTCAATGCCTGGAATGATGGATACTGTTCTCAATCTCGGCCTAAACGACAAAACTGTCACAGGACTTGCGAAAAAGACATCTAACGAGCGTTTTGCTTATGATAGTTACAGAAGATTCCTGACAATGTTCGCAGATGTTGTACTTGGAATACCTACTGAAAATTTTGAAAAGGTAATGGAGTCCCGAAAAAAGGATCTGGATGTAGAACTGGATACCGAACTGGACACGGATTCTCTCAAATACCTAGTCGAAAAATTCAAAGCAATAATAAAGGACAATACAGGGAAAGAGTTTCCACAGGATCCCAGAAAACAACTCCAGATGGCAATCGATGCTGTATTCAATTCATGGAATAACCAGAGAGCAATAAAATACCGCCGTCTGAATAATATACCTGATAATTGGGGTACTGCTGTAAACGTACAGAGCATGGTCTATGGAAACATGGGCGAAAAATCCGGAACCGGCGTGGCATTCACACGTGACCCTGCTACCGGTGAAAAATGCTTCTTCGGCGAGTTCCTCACAAATGCCCAGGGAGAAGACGTAGTTGCAGGAATACGCACCCCACAACCCATCGAAGCACTCCAGGACAGCATGCCTGAGGTCTACGATAAACTGGTGGAGATCTACAGGAAACTGGAGAATCACTTCCGGGAC from Methanohalophilus halophilus includes these protein-coding regions:
- the putP gene encoding sodium/proline symporter PutP, whose protein sequence is MEMTSGNQSVAIIIVLYLLFMLTIGFYYYKKTENLSDYILGGRRLNKWVTALSSQASDMSGWLLLGLPGYAYLSGMEAGWIALGLGVGTYLNWKFVAKRLRRYTKEAGDALTLPVYFENRFRDKSKLLRTISALFILIFFLFYTSSGFVAGGKLFSTVFGVEYFTALTIGVLVIISYTFLGGFMAVCWTDFFQGLLMVLAITIVPFAAMNGLGGISSTVDIIRTIDPSLLTPFTGSDGNLISLISVVSLLAWGFGYFGQPHILVRFMAINDPEEIKQSREIAITWVTISLAFAVIVGLVGRAYVPEFLAGASSETVFMVMVNSLFHPIIAGIMLAAILAAIMSTADSQLLVAASAFTEDIYRLVFKSNATQRELVWMGRATVIGISLLAYYFALDPASSVLDLVAYAWAGFGAAFGPAIIFSLFSRKVTRNAVLGGMISGGVMVILWKQLSGGIFDLYEIVPGFILSSIVILLITKMDREPAPEIQEEFDRVQQSA
- a CDS encoding PH domain-containing protein; translation: MGFSGIFGNAGVVEPEKLESDYGQLMCDGETIEIGFVVIRDTFIFTNKRLIIVDVQGMTGKKRSYLSIPYGKITKYSIETSGHFDLDAELKIWVVSDPQPIEKSFNKKVDIYELQKILSTHVLG
- a CDS encoding DMT family transporter is translated as MIPAEFLVVFFGLISAASWGAGDFSGGFASKKANVYAVVLITQAVGVFLLAGSAYIIGETFPPFDGIIWGVLAGIFISIALLSLYKGLSLGKMGFVAPVSAVVAAGVPVIYAAFYEGLPEIHKLLGFIIALMAVWLIASDSEGIKVQKKDLYLPLTAGMGFGLFFITIDLVSETAVLWPLTAARIAAVGVLLVFIALSGPVEMPGRSVLPVILVAGVFDTGGNTFYALASQAGRLDIASVTSSLYPAGTVLLAWFILKEKLSQKQWMGVAAALVAIVLISI
- a CDS encoding uroporphyrinogen decarboxylase family protein; the protein is MTSRMTPPERMTSVMSGQKPDRIPVVPFILGYASKITGISLGDFYADGDKCFDAQFASMRLHGYEQTPMYGYASLGPWEFGGKIGFPYGKGQGAPYVIEHPVNTIDDIENIKVPDFRKELPGGYKQADTVASRCAEHGMPITVQIGSTFTAASVVAETSEFFSWILTDPDKVHQLLEKVSDMFINALDYFADKYGPQALLPFDGGPSESNTMISPQMFEEFAYPYMQKIHNHVKELGIHAVLMHPCANQNANVPYYTKMREENDWAGKYVWLFGPETPVNKQIDAFGDYDVICGNINPPLFLNSTYEEVMELCRENIEEGIDSPGGYILAPGCEFPLDASPIKVMAMMDAAEMYGSYS
- a CDS encoding ZIP family metal transporter yields the protein MDFLQDLSPVVQALLAGIFTWSFTALGAASVFLTKEINRKFLDTMLGFAAGVMIAASHWSLLSPAIEMSSLKEVPVWFPATVGFLLGGLFLRGIDELFPHLQYGRLSKDAEGIKTSWQRSTLLVLAVTLHNIPEGLAIGVAFGAVAVGSASANLAGALALTIGIGIQNFPEGLVISLPLRREGMACSKSFFYGQASAIVEPIAAVVGAGSVILVESILPYALAFAAGAMIFVVIEEIIPESQRGGNASLATMGAMIGFVVMMILDVSFG
- a CDS encoding site-specific integrase, which codes for MIHNHEKTLTNVEQKIRRSDINESYKKLLFKFENRMFAEGLKTVRVMKYLSQLYTLTTRWELKLENPSTSNLEKVVTNIERSDLSEWTKHDYKIAIRRYFRWYEGNNEDPEYVKWIRIKRPKRNMPYELPTESEIMRMIENRKNVRDRAIIATFYDAGGRAAEIGELLIGHVEPDKYGAVLQVDGKTGRRRIRVTFCVPYLMEWISIHPFRKNSHAPLWITLAGKDVNKPMKHAALSAVLKRAAKRAGIEKRIYLHMLRHARSTELAKHLTQAQMEKHLGWVNGSNMPATYIHLSGGDVDNAILNMYGIKEEKKEPDLKTITCPRCKFNNGPTYEYCSQCGAALNIETAINADEKREELAEYVMDLVEQDPRIMKLFRNFK
- a CDS encoding class I SAM-dependent methyltransferase, which translates into the protein MERLCVKVKKRFGEPVRQALAEMDLLDNSYRLSADDDCLYVPVMDDCPVDVCLNLPHVAELVTHDLQPNKKQVTPESLLGFSPSFEIVGDIAIIDADEEEPEKVARALLEFRKSLRVVLQEESGITGEFRVRSFRLVAGEDRTETVHRDHGCRYLVDIAKVYFTPRLSTERQRVVLQLKPGDVVVDMFAGVGPYSIPAAKKCGYVYAIDKNPQAVGYLQKNIEINRLDNVEAFVADARGLPHRLGQVADHVIMNLPHNAFDFVNEAVALTKPRGVIHYYAMAHEDDLFGPSLCLIEEAAKKAGRSFEVLATRSVRSYAPHQYNICIDMRIN
- a CDS encoding LysE family transporter — its product is MLAILDMLFVGFAVGLTGALVPGPMLFATIEGSLKKGWRAGPEVVLGHALIEFLICIFIVLGFTSIIGDREMSVISFVGGLVLVVFGLLTIIQSRNTFIDSGLSGGVLANPVSAGILTSASNPYFWIWWLAAGSALVLRGMEIGIFAAVMFVVGHWMADLGWFTFVSTSLSKTRSFFSGTVYRSVLACCGVFLMGFGIWFALG